In Sphingomonas crocodyli, a genomic segment contains:
- a CDS encoding PilZ domain-containing protein, with protein MTFDNDSDESEARRYGRHRIMLAVNIYSVHGELGGVLLDVSRGGAMLNAHPPLPVGCKLVIERQHLEVPATVRWVEGNRFGIQFDDPLSELEVLSIVTKARQRDAA; from the coding sequence ATGACGTTCGACAACGACAGCGATGAGAGTGAGGCACGGCGCTACGGGCGCCATCGCATCATGCTCGCCGTCAACATCTACTCGGTACATGGCGAGCTGGGCGGCGTCCTGCTGGACGTTTCGCGCGGCGGCGCGATGCTGAACGCGCACCCGCCCTTGCCAGTGGGTTGCAAGCTGGTGATCGAACGCCAGCATCTCGAAGTTCCAGCGACGGTCCGCTGGGTCGAAGGCAATCGCTTCGGTATTCAGTTCGATGATCCGCTGAGCGAACTCGAAGTGCTCTCGATCGTCACCAAGGCACGGCAGCGCGACGCGGCCTGA
- the ilvN gene encoding acetolactate synthase small subunit: MHIKQEATERHTLSVTVDNEAGILARIAGLFSARGYNIESLTVADVTEDEKISRITIVTSGTQHVIEQVVAQLDRMIPVHKVTDLSVLGPHVERELALVKVVGTGDHRIEALRLAEVYRARVVDSTISSFIFEVTGNPEKIDKFLELMREVGLVEVARTGVAAIIRGKEAL; encoded by the coding sequence ATGCACATCAAACAGGAGGCCACCGAGCGGCATACGCTCAGCGTGACCGTGGACAATGAAGCCGGCATCCTCGCCCGCATCGCGGGGCTTTTTTCGGCGCGCGGCTACAATATCGAGAGCCTGACGGTGGCTGACGTCACCGAGGACGAGAAGATCAGCCGCATCACCATCGTGACGTCGGGCACGCAGCATGTGATCGAACAGGTGGTGGCGCAGCTCGACCGGATGATCCCGGTCCACAAGGTCACCGATCTCAGCGTCCTCGGCCCGCATGTCGAACGCGAACTGGCGCTGGTGAAGGTCGTCGGCACCGGCGATCACCGGATCGAGGCTCTTCGCCTGGCGGAGGTTTATCGCGCCCGCGTCGTGGACTCGACGATTTCGAGCTTCATCTTCGAGGTGACCGGAAACCCCGAGAAGATCGACAAATTTCTCGAGCTGATGCGCGAGGTTGGCCTCGTCGAGGTCGCGCGCACCGGCGTCGCCGCGATCATTCGCGGCAAAGAGGCACTTTAA
- the rph gene encoding ribonuclease PH: MRPSGRTPDQMRAIAIETGFTVHAEGSVLISFGDTKVLVTASVEERVPPFLRGKGQGWVTAEYGMLPRATHTRGSREAAKGKQSGRTQEIQRLIGRSLRAVVDMTKLGERQITIDCDVIQADGGTRTASISGGWVALRLAVDKLMAQGLIAEDPITAQVAAVSCGIYEGTPVLDLDYIEDSNAHADANFVLLDNGNIAEAQATAEGATYDEEALLRLLRLARIGCTQIFAEQRKATGR; encoded by the coding sequence ATGCGCCCATCCGGCCGCACCCCCGATCAGATGCGCGCAATCGCGATCGAAACCGGTTTCACCGTTCACGCCGAAGGTTCGGTGCTGATCTCGTTCGGCGACACCAAGGTGCTCGTCACCGCCAGCGTCGAGGAGCGCGTTCCGCCCTTCCTGCGTGGCAAGGGCCAGGGTTGGGTGACGGCCGAATATGGCATGCTCCCCCGGGCGACCCACACGCGCGGCAGCCGTGAGGCGGCGAAGGGCAAGCAGTCGGGCCGTACGCAGGAAATTCAGCGCCTTATCGGCCGATCCTTGCGCGCCGTGGTCGATATGACCAAGCTTGGCGAGCGCCAGATCACGATCGACTGCGACGTCATTCAGGCCGACGGCGGCACCCGCACCGCGTCGATCTCGGGCGGCTGGGTCGCGCTGCGCCTCGCGGTGGACAAGCTGATGGCGCAGGGGCTGATCGCCGAGGATCCGATCACGGCGCAGGTCGCTGCGGTCTCGTGCGGCATCTACGAAGGCACGCCGGTGCTCGACCTCGATTATATCGAGGATTCGAACGCGCATGCTGATGCGAACTTCGTCCTGCTCGACAATGGCAACATCGCCGAGGCGCAGGCGACCGCCGAGGGTGCGACCTATGACGAGGAGGCACTGCTCCGCCTGCTCCGCCTCGCCCGGATCGGCTGCACCCAGATCTTCGCCGAGCAGCGCAAGGCCACCGGTCGGTGA
- a CDS encoding YceI family protein encodes MKKAPLLLAALLASAAALPVIAQDMPKEAPGAPDPARITGGTYKADPYHTQVGFDVLHLGFSQYRGLIGDITGTLTLDPKKPAAAKVSIDIPLEGIKTTSADLDKHLKAADFFDATKFPTAHFESTSVKVNGTKAVIAGNLTIKGVTKPVVLDTKFVGAGKMFNPMTKATTEQVGFEATTTIKRSDFGVSYGVPLVPDAVPLTISVAFEKPA; translated from the coding sequence ATGAAGAAGGCGCCTCTGCTTCTGGCCGCATTGTTGGCCAGCGCCGCTGCCCTGCCCGTAATCGCGCAGGATATGCCCAAGGAGGCGCCCGGCGCGCCCGATCCGGCGCGCATCACCGGCGGCACCTACAAGGCCGATCCCTATCACACGCAGGTCGGCTTCGACGTTCTCCACCTTGGTTTCAGCCAGTATCGCGGGCTGATCGGCGACATCACCGGCACGCTGACGCTCGATCCCAAGAAGCCCGCCGCCGCCAAGGTTTCGATCGATATCCCGCTGGAGGGCATCAAAACTACCAGCGCCGATCTCGACAAGCATCTGAAGGCTGCGGACTTCTTTGACGCGACCAAGTTCCCGACCGCGCATTTCGAATCCACCTCGGTCAAGGTGAACGGCACGAAGGCCGTGATTGCGGGCAACCTGACGATCAAGGGCGTGACCAAGCCGGTCGTTCTCGACACGAAGTTCGTCGGCGCGGGCAAGATGTTCAACCCGATGACAAAGGCGACCACCGAGCAGGTCGGCTTCGAAGCCACGACCACGATCAAGCGCAGCGATTTCGGCGTCAGCTACGGCGTGCCGCTGGTGCCCGATGCCGTGCCGCTGACGATCAGCGTGGCGTTCGAAAAGCCCGCCTGA
- a CDS encoding 2-isopropylmalate synthase produces MTDTILIFDTTLRDGEQSPGCSMNLEEKLQVAAQLETLGVDIIEAGFAIASPGDFEAVSEVARQCKRATVASLARAATADIERAWEAVQHAQRPRIHTFIATSPLHMRVKLNKSPDEVLEAIDRTVRLARNLCPDVEWSAEDATRSDPDFLARAIETAIAAGARTINLPDTVGYATPETYGAMFRDMIGRVPNADLAVFSTHCHNDLGLAVANTLAAVMGGARQVESTINGIGERAGNAAVEEIAMALKVRHDVMPVRTNIVSTEITRASRLISGITGFQVQPNKAIVGANAFAHESGIHQDGMIKDSSTYEIMTPESVGLTQSSLVMGKHSGRAAFRQKLQELGYELGDNAFQDAFARFKELADAKKAVYDEDIVALVDDEVNSGHAAIQVKEVEIYCGSNGPQRAILTLEVDGEDKTVTSRGNGPVDALFNAIRMIVPHDSSIMERYEVHAVTGGTDAQAEVSVLLSENGRTTRGRGAHHDTMVASARAYVNALNKMMVKRGKAPVDARVAS; encoded by the coding sequence GTGACCGACACTATTCTGATTTTCGATACCACCCTGCGCGATGGCGAGCAGTCTCCCGGCTGTTCGATGAATCTGGAAGAAAAGCTGCAGGTGGCGGCCCAGCTCGAAACGCTGGGCGTCGACATCATCGAGGCGGGCTTCGCCATCGCCTCCCCCGGCGATTTCGAGGCGGTGAGCGAGGTGGCGCGCCAGTGCAAGCGTGCGACCGTCGCGTCGCTGGCACGTGCGGCGACCGCCGATATCGAGCGCGCGTGGGAAGCCGTGCAGCATGCGCAGCGCCCGCGCATCCACACCTTCATCGCCACCTCGCCGCTCCACATGCGGGTGAAGCTGAACAAGTCGCCCGACGAGGTGCTGGAGGCGATCGATCGCACCGTCCGCCTCGCGCGCAACCTGTGCCCCGACGTCGAATGGTCGGCCGAGGATGCGACCCGTTCGGACCCCGACTTTCTGGCGCGTGCGATCGAAACCGCGATCGCGGCCGGCGCGCGGACGATCAACCTGCCCGATACGGTGGGTTATGCGACGCCCGAAACCTATGGCGCGATGTTTCGCGACATGATTGGCCGGGTGCCGAATGCCGATCTCGCGGTCTTCTCCACCCACTGCCATAACGATCTGGGCCTCGCGGTCGCCAACACGCTGGCGGCGGTGATGGGCGGCGCACGGCAGGTCGAATCGACGATCAACGGCATCGGCGAACGCGCCGGCAATGCTGCGGTCGAAGAGATCGCGATGGCGCTGAAGGTCCGCCACGACGTGATGCCGGTGCGCACCAACATCGTGTCGACCGAGATCACCCGCGCCAGCCGCCTGATTTCGGGCATCACCGGCTTCCAGGTGCAGCCGAACAAGGCGATCGTCGGCGCCAATGCCTTCGCGCATGAAAGCGGCATCCATCAGGACGGGATGATCAAGGACTCGTCGACCTACGAGATCATGACCCCCGAAAGCGTCGGCCTGACCCAGTCGAGCCTGGTCATGGGCAAGCATTCGGGCCGCGCCGCCTTCCGCCAGAAGCTGCAGGAACTGGGCTACGAACTGGGCGACAACGCCTTCCAGGACGCGTTCGCGCGCTTCAAGGAACTCGCCGACGCCAAGAAGGCGGTTTACGACGAGGATATCGTCGCGCTGGTCGATGACGAGGTGAACAGCGGCCACGCCGCGATCCAGGTCAAGGAAGTCGAGATCTATTGCGGATCGAACGGCCCGCAGCGCGCGATCCTGACGCTGGAGGTCGATGGCGAGGACAAGACGGTCACGTCGCGTGGCAACGGCCCGGTCGACGCGCTGTTCAACGCGATCCGCATGATAGTGCCGCACGACAGCTCGATCATGGAGCGGTATGAGGTTCACGCCGTGACGGGCGGCACCGATGCGCAGGCCGAGGTGTCGGTCCTCCTGTCGGAGAATGGCCGCACGACCCGCGGGCGCGGCGCGCATCACGACACGATGGTCGCATCGGCGCGCGCTTATGTGAACGCGCTCAACAAGATGATGGTCAAGCGCGGCAAGGCGCCTGTGGACGCCAGGGTTGCCAGCTGA
- the hemW gene encoding radical SAM family heme chaperone HemW, translating into MSRLRSTRTDQANLALYIHWPFCVAKCPYCDFNSHVRETVDQEAWRTALLADLAHEAALLPNRRLSSIFFGGGTPSLMPPATVSALIEAAGRHWTFADDIEITLEANPNSIEAARFGDIAAAGVNRVSLGLQALDDEMLKFLGRAHDTAEGLRGLETAQRHFGRVSFDLIYARPGQSAAAWEAELSRALGYGTEHLSLYQLTIEPGTQFAARFAKGDLPTLDSDSAADLFEQTRVQMREAGLPAYEVSNHARPGAESRHNLAYWRYGDYAGVGPGAHGRRVGIATARHKKPENWIARVDAQGHGIQTEDVLSPAERAREALLMGLRLNTGIDLAAIAARTGQPIEQLVDEAAVAKLAGHGLVARDGTALRVTEAGMLLLDAILAEIVTAD; encoded by the coding sequence GTGTCTCGACTACGCTCGACACGAACGGATCAGGCAAATCTCGCCCTCTACATCCACTGGCCTTTCTGCGTCGCAAAGTGCCCCTATTGCGACTTCAACAGCCATGTCCGCGAGACCGTGGATCAGGAGGCGTGGCGCACGGCCCTGCTCGCCGATCTGGCGCATGAGGCGGCGCTGCTGCCTAATCGGCGGCTGAGCTCGATCTTCTTCGGCGGCGGCACGCCGTCATTGATGCCACCCGCAACGGTATCCGCGCTGATCGAGGCCGCCGGCCGGCATTGGACCTTCGCCGACGACATCGAAATCACGCTGGAGGCCAACCCCAATTCGATCGAGGCCGCGCGCTTCGGCGACATTGCGGCGGCGGGCGTCAACCGTGTCTCGCTGGGCCTGCAGGCGCTTGATGACGAGATGCTCAAATTCCTCGGCCGCGCGCACGACACCGCAGAAGGGCTGCGGGGCCTCGAAACCGCGCAACGCCATTTCGGGCGGGTCAGCTTCGACCTGATCTATGCCCGCCCCGGCCAGAGCGCCGCCGCGTGGGAGGCCGAACTGTCCCGGGCGCTCGGCTACGGCACCGAACATCTCTCGCTCTATCAATTGACGATCGAGCCGGGCACGCAATTCGCCGCGCGCTTCGCCAAGGGCGATCTGCCGACGCTCGACAGCGACAGCGCCGCCGACCTGTTCGAACAGACCCGCGTGCAGATGCGCGAGGCGGGGCTTCCCGCTTATGAGGTTTCGAACCACGCCCGGCCAGGCGCCGAGAGCCGGCACAACCTGGCCTACTGGCGTTACGGCGACTATGCGGGTGTCGGCCCCGGCGCGCATGGTCGTCGCGTCGGTATTGCGACCGCACGGCACAAGAAGCCCGAGAACTGGATCGCGCGGGTCGATGCGCAGGGACACGGCATCCAGACTGAAGATGTCCTCAGCCCCGCCGAACGCGCGCGCGAAGCTTTGCTGATGGGCCTGCGCCTCAATACCGGGATTGACCTTGCCGCCATCGCCGCGCGCACCGGGCAGCCGATCGAGCAGCTTGTCGACGAAGCCGCGGTCGCAAAGCTGGCCGGGCATGGGCTTGTGGCGCGAGACGGCACCGCTCTGCGCGTGACCGAAGCGGGCATGCTGCTGCTCGACGCCATCCTTGCCGAAATCGTCACCGCCGACTGA
- a CDS encoding carboxymuconolactone decarboxylase family protein, whose translation MLPQTPFNRVPREAMNARHQGSWDRSQELHGDTSFVEVMTNAPQVYDWYNHAFYRDLFASGRLDPKLVELVRLHLAGRHGCASCNRSDWAAAIAAGYTEEQLNALSDYENGPFEERERAILALADVMALDNAAAVVTPELYDRFKRSFSDAELVEFGVIMAVLTGMAKFILAFDLLERLRTCPFRPPQSREA comes from the coding sequence ATGCTGCCACAGACACCGTTCAACCGCGTGCCGCGCGAGGCGATGAACGCCCGCCATCAGGGAAGCTGGGATCGATCGCAGGAACTGCACGGCGACACTAGCTTCGTCGAGGTGATGACGAACGCGCCGCAGGTTTACGACTGGTATAACCACGCCTTCTACCGCGATCTGTTCGCGTCCGGCCGGCTCGATCCCAAGCTGGTCGAGCTGGTCCGCCTCCATCTTGCCGGGCGGCATGGCTGCGCGTCGTGCAACCGATCGGACTGGGCGGCGGCGATTGCGGCCGGCTACACCGAGGAACAGCTGAACGCGCTGTCCGACTATGAAAATGGCCCGTTCGAGGAGCGCGAGCGCGCGATCCTGGCGTTGGCGGACGTGATGGCGCTCGACAATGCAGCAGCGGTCGTCACCCCCGAGCTTTACGATCGGTTCAAGCGATCGTTCAGCGATGCCGAGCTGGTCGAGTTCGGGGTGATCATGGCGGTGCTGACCGGCATGGCGAAGTTCATCCTCGCCTTCGATCTGCTCGAACGGCTGCGGACCTGCCCGTTTCGGCCGCCGCAATCGCGCGAAGCCTGA
- a CDS encoding DUF4230 domain-containing protein encodes MRRSVGLWVGLAIGLAVVITVAIVGWSMGRRYDAIVDPKPETIVSASLQGLREQNRLSAFTASYVAVVTSKQSRFGLSAQKTLIMPGLVRYEVDMARLKDADVRWAAESKELFVTLPDVETVGPQIDMTRIKEYDSGGLLLRLTDAAQTLDAANRRAGQAELLRQARAPIPMSLARDATRRAVAQNFGLPLRAAGMEAAIRVRFAGEKDFPQPSREWITRSRSVEDVYADKP; translated from the coding sequence GTGCGGCGAAGTGTGGGATTGTGGGTCGGGCTGGCAATCGGTCTGGCGGTCGTGATCACGGTGGCGATCGTCGGGTGGTCGATGGGGCGGCGCTACGACGCGATCGTCGATCCGAAGCCCGAGACGATCGTGTCCGCCAGCCTGCAGGGACTGCGCGAGCAGAACCGGCTGTCCGCCTTCACCGCCAGCTATGTCGCGGTGGTGACGTCGAAGCAGAGCCGCTTCGGCCTGTCCGCGCAGAAGACACTGATCATGCCGGGCCTCGTCCGCTACGAGGTCGACATGGCACGCCTGAAGGACGCCGACGTGCGCTGGGCGGCCGAAAGCAAGGAATTGTTCGTCACCCTGCCCGATGTCGAAACGGTCGGCCCGCAGATCGACATGACGCGGATCAAGGAATATGACAGCGGTGGGCTGCTGCTGCGGCTGACCGACGCCGCGCAGACGCTCGACGCCGCCAATCGCCGCGCGGGCCAGGCCGAACTGCTGCGTCAGGCGCGCGCGCCGATCCCGATGTCGCTCGCCCGCGATGCGACCCGCCGCGCGGTGGCGCAAAACTTCGGCCTGCCCCTGCGCGCTGCCGGCATGGAGGCCGCTATCCGCGTCCGCTTCGCCGGCGAGAAGGATTTTCCGCAACCGAGCCGGGAGTGGATTACCCGCTCCCGCTCGGTCGAGGATGTCTATGCCGACAAGCCGTAA
- a CDS encoding sensor domain-containing diguanylate cyclase, whose protein sequence is MRNEDAHGELAVTELRLSQALLALQSVIAAADGNVEQAIGAVLDGALLMLPSADGALVAVSEPAGLICKAARGSFESLAGRRLDGVTHSAELALSNGRYVYAADIEQSGGFAPVIVRLGIRSIAVVPIPFRSGHVGVLKIGAMRPDAFTEDHQIAIRLLAGPLALAFLGNAHLEESEGHESAHRRFVATFEQAAVGMALVGPDGGFLRVNERFCRIAGYTNDQLLAGGFQQITHPDDLEIDEHHVAELIEGVTDNYTLEKRYIRSDGEVVWVNLTVSLVRDQTGAPEFFVAVVEDISARKTAEQAARRDSLTGLLNRRGLIELLDQMLDPAISGEAFVLAFLDMDGFKGVNDQLGHDEGDRCLVSIAETLIMSRRRGDRLARLGGDEFVMILPRTAGEDARPLIEAACGAIKSEATTCGWPISVSAGAVAVPAAAGCQATDIIAAADRLMYHAKRSKGAKLRIESYAPA, encoded by the coding sequence TTGCGTAACGAAGATGCTCATGGCGAACTGGCGGTGACGGAATTGCGGCTGTCGCAGGCATTGCTTGCGCTGCAATCGGTCATCGCCGCCGCCGACGGCAATGTCGAGCAAGCCATCGGCGCCGTGCTGGACGGCGCATTGCTCATGCTGCCCAGCGCGGACGGTGCGCTCGTCGCGGTCAGCGAACCCGCAGGGCTGATCTGCAAGGCCGCACGCGGCAGTTTCGAAAGCCTCGCCGGCCGCAGGCTCGACGGCGTCACCCATTCGGCCGAACTCGCGCTCAGCAATGGCCGCTACGTTTATGCGGCGGATATCGAACAGAGCGGCGGCTTCGCACCGGTCATCGTGCGGCTTGGGATACGATCCATCGCTGTGGTCCCCATTCCGTTCCGTTCAGGCCATGTTGGCGTGCTCAAGATCGGCGCGATGCGGCCCGATGCATTTACCGAGGATCATCAGATCGCGATCCGCCTGCTGGCCGGGCCCCTCGCCCTCGCCTTTCTGGGCAATGCGCATCTGGAGGAGAGCGAAGGGCATGAAAGCGCGCATCGCCGCTTCGTCGCGACCTTCGAACAGGCGGCGGTCGGCATGGCGCTCGTCGGACCCGACGGAGGCTTCCTGCGCGTCAACGAACGCTTCTGCCGGATTGCGGGCTATACCAACGATCAACTGCTCGCTGGCGGTTTCCAGCAGATCACCCACCCCGACGACCTCGAGATCGACGAACATCATGTCGCCGAACTGATCGAAGGCGTCACCGACAATTACACGCTGGAGAAGCGCTATATCCGCAGCGATGGCGAGGTGGTGTGGGTCAACCTCACCGTCTCGCTCGTCCGCGATCAGACGGGGGCACCCGAATTCTTCGTCGCGGTGGTCGAGGATATCAGCGCGCGCAAGACGGCCGAACAGGCGGCACGGCGCGACAGCCTCACCGGCCTGCTCAATCGCCGCGGGCTGATCGAACTGCTGGATCAGATGCTCGATCCGGCGATCAGTGGCGAGGCCTTCGTTCTCGCCTTCCTGGACATGGATGGCTTCAAGGGGGTGAACGACCAACTCGGCCATGATGAGGGTGATCGCTGCCTCGTCTCGATCGCCGAGACGCTGATCATGTCGCGGCGTCGCGGGGATCGGCTTGCCCGGCTTGGTGGCGACGAGTTTGTGATGATTCTGCCCCGCACCGCCGGGGAAGATGCACGCCCGCTGATCGAGGCGGCGTGCGGCGCGATCAAGAGCGAGGCGACGACATGCGGATGGCCGATCTCGGTCAGTGCGGGCGCCGTCGCGGTTCCAGCCGCGGCCGGCTGCCAGGCGACCGACATCATCGCGGCGGCCGATCGGCTGATGTACCATGCGAAGCGATCGAAGGGCGCGAAGCTGCGGATCGAAAGCTATGCCCCGGCATAA
- the hrcA gene encoding heat-inducible transcriptional repressor HrcA, with product MSGPPVTELSTRAREVFRVVVESYLGSGAPVGSRTISKLAGLNLSPASIRNVMQDLEELGLLEAPHTSAGRMPTQTGLRLFVDGMMQTAEPSPEERAAIEARAARGGPIEEALAATSAVLSGLSACAGIVLVPPNEPVLRQFSFVPLSREQAVAVMVGNDGSVENRVVDLPPDIPASALVEAGNFISERLAGMTLSEARARMEAEIGRERAALDKAAAALVERGLAVWSRDGASRPVLIVRGQANLIDPGDAADLERVRQLLDEIEGKEEIARLLESARSGQGMKIFIGAENKLFSLSGSSVIAAPYRGVDGRVVGVVGVIGPTRLNYARIVPMVDFTAQALTRMMT from the coding sequence GTGAGCGGACCGCCTGTTACCGAATTGTCGACCCGAGCGCGCGAGGTGTTTCGCGTGGTCGTCGAAAGCTATCTGGGCTCCGGCGCGCCCGTCGGATCGCGCACCATCTCCAAGCTGGCCGGGCTGAACTTGTCGCCCGCCTCGATCCGTAACGTGATGCAGGATCTGGAGGAACTGGGGCTGCTCGAGGCGCCGCATACCTCGGCAGGCCGTATGCCCACCCAGACCGGCCTGCGCCTGTTCGTCGACGGCATGATGCAGACGGCGGAGCCTTCGCCCGAGGAACGCGCCGCGATCGAAGCGCGCGCGGCGCGCGGCGGGCCGATCGAGGAGGCGCTGGCCGCAACCAGTGCGGTGCTGTCGGGCCTGTCGGCTTGTGCGGGGATCGTCCTCGTTCCCCCCAACGAGCCGGTGCTGCGGCAGTTCAGTTTCGTCCCGCTGTCGCGCGAACAGGCGGTGGCCGTGATGGTGGGCAATGACGGAAGCGTCGAAAATCGCGTCGTCGATCTGCCGCCGGACATCCCGGCCAGTGCACTGGTCGAAGCGGGCAATTTCATCAGCGAACGCCTGGCCGGCATGACATTGAGCGAGGCTCGCGCCCGCATGGAGGCCGAAATCGGCCGCGAACGGGCGGCGCTCGATAAGGCTGCGGCGGCGCTGGTCGAACGCGGGCTGGCCGTCTGGTCGCGCGATGGCGCGTCACGGCCCGTGCTGATCGTGCGCGGGCAGGCCAATCTGATCGATCCGGGCGACGCCGCCGATCTGGAGCGTGTCCGCCAGTTGCTCGACGAGATCGAGGGCAAGGAGGAGATCGCTCGGCTGCTCGAAAGCGCGCGAAGCGGGCAGGGGATGAAGATATTTATCGGCGCGGAGAACAAGCTGTTCTCGCTGTCGGGATCGTCGGTGATCGCCGCGCCCTATCGCGGGGTCGATGGACGCGTGGTCGGCGTGGTGGGGGTGATCGGGCCGACGCGGCTCAATTATGCGCGGATCGTGCCGATGGTCGATTTCACCGCGCAGGCGCTGACGCGGATGATGACCTGA
- the rdgB gene encoding RdgB/HAM1 family non-canonical purine NTP pyrophosphatase — MELPHRKLAPGRLVIASHNKGKLKEIAELLAPYGIETVSAAAMDVPEPEETGTSFIANAELKARFSADLTGLPALADDSGLCVEALGGEPGIFSARWAELEDGTRDFAEAMRRVNARVVEQGPQAGHDAHFICALSIAWPDGHVESFEGRVDGTLVWPPRGANGFGYDAMFQAIGMDQTFGEIEPEAKHAMSHRADAFKKLVAAVF; from the coding sequence ATCGAGCTGCCCCATCGCAAGCTTGCCCCCGGACGGCTCGTGATCGCGAGCCACAACAAGGGCAAACTCAAGGAGATCGCCGAACTGCTCGCGCCCTATGGGATCGAAACGGTTTCGGCGGCGGCGATGGACGTGCCCGAACCGGAAGAAACGGGCACCAGCTTCATTGCGAATGCCGAACTCAAGGCCCGCTTTTCGGCGGACCTGACGGGCCTGCCCGCGCTCGCCGACGATAGCGGCCTGTGCGTCGAGGCGCTGGGCGGCGAGCCCGGCATCTTTTCGGCACGCTGGGCCGAACTCGAAGACGGCACCCGCGACTTTGCCGAGGCGATGCGCCGCGTGAATGCGCGCGTCGTCGAACAGGGGCCGCAGGCCGGGCATGACGCGCATTTCATCTGCGCGCTCTCGATCGCGTGGCCCGACGGTCATGTCGAAAGCTTCGAAGGGCGCGTCGACGGCACGCTCGTCTGGCCGCCGCGGGGGGCCAATGGCTTCGGCTATGACGCTATGTTCCAGGCGATCGGCATGGATCAGACCTTCGGCGAAATCGAGCCCGAGGCGAAGCACGCGATGAGCCATCGCGCGGACGCCTTCAAGAAGCTCGTCGCGGCGGTGTTTTGA
- the ilvC gene encoding ketol-acid reductoisomerase, which yields MRVYYDRDADIGLIKTKKVAIVGYGSQGHAHAQNLRDSGVAEVAIALRGGSGTAKKAEDAGFKVLSVAEAAAWADIIMILAPDEHQAQIYNDEIAPNLKSGAAVAFAHGLNVHFGLIEPAKDIDVFMIAPKGPGHTVRSEYQRGGGVPCLIAIHQDASGNAHDVALSYASAVGGGRSGVIETTFQEECETDLFGEQAVLCGGITHLIQAGFETLVEAGYAPEMAYFECLHETKLIVDLLYEGGIANMRYSISNTAEYGDIVTGPRIITPDTKAEMKRVLADIQSGRFVKNFVLDNRAGQPELKASRKAAAAHPIEKVGSELRAMMPWIGKNKLVDKTKN from the coding sequence ATGCGCGTCTATTACGATCGTGATGCCGACATCGGCCTCATCAAGACCAAGAAGGTCGCCATCGTCGGTTACGGCAGCCAGGGCCATGCCCATGCGCAGAACCTGCGTGACTCGGGCGTTGCCGAAGTCGCGATCGCGCTGCGCGGCGGTTCGGGCACCGCGAAGAAGGCCGAAGATGCCGGCTTCAAGGTTCTCTCGGTCGCCGAAGCGGCGGCCTGGGCCGACATCATCATGATCCTCGCCCCCGACGAACATCAGGCGCAGATCTACAATGACGAGATCGCCCCGAACCTGAAGTCGGGCGCGGCCGTCGCCTTCGCGCACGGCCTGAACGTCCATTTCGGCCTGATCGAGCCGGCCAAGGACATCGACGTGTTCATGATCGCGCCGAAGGGCCCCGGCCACACCGTCCGTTCGGAATATCAGCGCGGCGGCGGCGTGCCCTGCCTGATCGCAATCCACCAGGACGCCAGCGGCAACGCGCATGACGTCGCCCTCTCTTATGCTTCGGCGGTCGGCGGCGGCCGTTCGGGCGTGATCGAGACGACCTTCCAGGAAGAGTGCGAAACCGATCTGTTCGGCGAGCAGGCCGTTCTGTGCGGCGGCATCACCCACCTGATCCAGGCGGGTTTCGAGACGCTGGTCGAGGCGGGCTATGCCCCCGAAATGGCCTATTTCGAATGCCTCCACGAAACCAAGCTGATCGTCGACCTGCTCTATGAAGGCGGCATCGCCAACATGCGCTATTCGATCTCGAACACCGCCGAATATGGCGACATCGTCACCGGCCCGCGCATCATCACGCCCGACACCAAGGCCGAAATGAAGCGCGTCCTGGCCGATATCCAGTCGGGCCGTTTCGTGAAGAACTTCGTCCTCGACAACCGCGCCGGCCAGCCCGAGCTGAAGGCGAGCCGCAAGGCCGCCGCTGCTCACCCGATCGAAAAGGTTGGTTCGGAACTGCGCGCGATGATGCCGTGGATCGGCAAGAACAAGCTGGTCGACAAGACCAAGAACTAA